In one window of Crocosphaera subtropica ATCC 51142 DNA:
- a CDS encoding calcium-binding protein — MTTMTSTFDSWLNLFTELESLGYIISLELKNLLQQEFNNLLFPLEISSQGTDSLTIAYNGSINTNEIFDLEDRIPDSGIAPLNSIIDIIIPDTFSNLNFTLSLDGNNQINEISLGALINLDQQGNNLLTTVNYNSTGEIDFGFNYDNSLVFDWQTILPSIPDSIISLLPSTIGDINLDFSLANSNNGIDSFFFSSVINNSEFSLDIQNTNQVKLTYSLTELQLGSLLGSSTPDVLKGFNIHDVALTAVNYNYNNSSLNINQGIAVEGAIEFEGDGDSQINSISDFFDNFLGIQSINTSVIADTQRISLFGGVDTNIQLYPFPFLGEPSSSDFSLTLEGLNIGIDAATTGDLRFLANGSLLLRNYDPFQSDEPELTLTGGLIFEPESISANFEIETQETIPWRPFGLDDFAFERIALQAGIGLNAASLGFDNFGFLLEGIDVNSGSLNIDFDAALNIDTTDPNKNGVLLTLNESVNLTEFFITIGSPVIFAASQFDVIENAIGFLGDIIDLNATSLIDINDLDGDGDNTDAAPLIKFAPLGFEISGNIITPGIGVNAKVTAWGAEAEFTLNTIGTYPNITGIEANLILSGIDLGFLTIAGSQDSDLNLSLIADVGALEFALIADARLDIFGHNVANVDLNISNQGIIIREFDFDFGIIALDVDDFIVDINTTNFLESRLSGTASLTAFNNTFTLAQGEINFDQNGFFFDAQLSLFNLFTVESELNIDFNQTTAFGAATITGLNGLVTFADAELYLDSDEFSLNIEQFGFGNFLAIQDVELDLNFSSQNPSALGSGDLVFLGQRIAGGSFEISNNGILIEDVSLNFGIAGISIPELSFNTNTNTFTAQGNVSLFGQQIAGASVSYNGSDQLNINGSLSLSTTFGTIAGINVDSTIYFDTQGNFEDVGIDLGFTFAGQSFQTGEIRGSSILDIILDVIVGPVIEAVEAVIDFAEDLAEDVVAFVDTAINQISGVVNTISNEFNNVINEIADFFEDFANAVNEFFTGDYYGNNSAETIVGGSTFYGDYNNYIFAEGGNDRVDAGVGNDLVRGGFGHDYIYGNAGNDSLHGDQGNDTLYGGSGYDLLEGNDGNDTFYDTWATIYGHSGFDTLISNYSSFNNGYGIHLHYLNYNDLRSRGTGEVLILFSGIESFHISGTIYDDILIGGNNQDQLKGNAGNDLLEGKGGNDILLGDAGNDTLKGGTGNDTLNGGDGHDSLDGGDGNDLLEGGTGNDILLASGYAGNDTLKGGSGNDSLDATGVYSFYYLELYGEAGNDVLLGGSSSDLLDGGADYDLIYGNAGNDTIIGGSGIDILYGGTGNDLILGGDDSDYVYGENGNDTLYGGNGNDTITGGFGNDVLIGEAGNDSLQGGDGNDTLEGASGNDNLNGGNHNDHLTGDSGNDTLEGGNGDDYLAGGSDNDYLSGGDGNDYLEGGSGQDTLFGRTGDDLLYGGSDNDVLNGDAGNDQLFGETGDDSLNGNDGNDLLNGNNGDDTLFGSSGNDTLSGDAGYDYLDGGDNNDQLFGISGNDTLIGGAGDDTLQGDSPQNTGDLAESVWDIESSHIRSQDFTLNRQVVGLNDVNNDGLNDLVLQYDVNGERRWQARLSNGTSFNLAGDWTSTLTPNVNVVALEDVNNDNQADLILQYDHNSQRHWQSRLSDGTAFIPNRNWASTSNFSTQFVGINDVNNDGLKDLILQYDVNGERRWQSRLSNGTSFDLAADWTSTLTPNVNVVAVEDVNNDNQADLILQYDHNGQRHWQSRLSDGTAFIPNGNWASTTNFSTQFVGINDVNNDGLKDLILQYDVNGERRWQSRLSNGTSFDLAADWTSTLTPNVNAVAVEDVNNDNQADLILQYDHNGKRRWQARLSDGTAFISNGDWTYTSNLTAEFFDINDVNNDGLKDLILQYDRNGERYQQVRLSDGNSFNISQGNLQETGFIAVDDLLDGGDGNDNLNGGISDDVLIGGTGIDTLTGGEGADTFVLELRDSLNGKTDELTDFSSAEGDRLLININEFGGGLSKGFLSVEQFYLGAVASSSEHRFVYNSSNGHLLFTPSGNADNLNYHIATFSNLAELSVSDFAII; from the coding sequence ATGACTACTATGACTTCTACGTTTGATTCTTGGCTTAATCTCTTCACTGAGTTAGAATCCCTTGGCTATATTATATCATTAGAGCTAAAAAATTTATTACAACAAGAATTTAATAATTTGTTGTTTCCTCTAGAAATTAGTAGTCAAGGGACTGATAGTCTTACTATTGCTTACAATGGTTCAATTAACACTAATGAAATCTTTGATCTTGAGGACAGAATTCCGGACTCTGGTATTGCTCCCCTGAATAGCATTATTGATATCATTATTCCTGATACTTTCAGTAATCTTAATTTTACCCTTTCTTTAGATGGAAATAACCAAATTAATGAGATTAGTTTAGGGGCGTTAATTAATTTAGATCAACAGGGTAATAACCTACTGACAACTGTTAATTATAATAGTACCGGAGAGATTGATTTTGGTTTTAATTATGATAATTCTTTAGTCTTTGATTGGCAAACAATTCTCCCCTCAATTCCTGATAGTATTATCTCTTTACTTCCTAGTACAATTGGAGATATCAATCTTGATTTTAGTTTAGCCAATAGTAATAATGGGATTGACTCTTTCTTTTTTAGTAGTGTTATTAATAATTCAGAATTTAGTTTAGATATCCAAAATACAAATCAAGTTAAACTTACCTATTCTCTTACAGAATTACAATTAGGAAGTTTATTGGGTAGTAGCACCCCTGATGTTTTAAAGGGATTTAATATTCATGATGTTGCTTTAACGGCTGTTAACTATAATTATAATAATTCAAGCTTAAATATTAATCAAGGAATTGCGGTAGAAGGTGCCATTGAATTTGAGGGAGATGGAGATAGTCAAATTAATAGTATTTCTGACTTTTTTGATAATTTTTTAGGTATTCAATCAATTAATACCAGTGTTATTGCTGACACTCAGAGAATTAGTCTTTTTGGAGGCGTAGATACCAATATTCAACTGTATCCATTTCCCTTTTTAGGAGAGCCTTCTTCCTCAGATTTTTCTTTAACGCTTGAGGGGTTAAATATTGGAATTGATGCGGCAACAACAGGAGATTTACGCTTTCTAGCTAATGGTTCGTTGTTGTTGAGAAATTATGATCCTTTTCAGAGTGATGAGCCTGAATTAACCTTAACAGGGGGCTTGATTTTTGAACCAGAATCTATTAGTGCTAACTTTGAAATAGAAACTCAAGAAACTATACCTTGGCGACCCTTTGGCTTAGATGATTTTGCCTTTGAAAGAATTGCTTTACAAGCAGGAATTGGCTTAAATGCTGCTAGTTTAGGGTTTGATAATTTTGGCTTTTTATTAGAGGGAATAGATGTTAATTCAGGCAGTTTAAATATTGATTTTGATGCTGCTTTAAATATTGACACAACAGATCCTAATAAAAATGGTGTCCTATTAACACTCAATGAATCTGTTAATTTAACTGAGTTTTTTATCACTATTGGTAGTCCAGTTATTTTTGCAGCAAGTCAGTTTGATGTTATTGAAAATGCCATTGGTTTCTTAGGAGATATTATTGATCTTAATGCCACATCTTTGATAGATATTAACGATCTTGATGGGGATGGTGATAATACAGATGCTGCACCTTTAATTAAGTTTGCACCTCTAGGATTTGAGATTTCAGGAAATATAATTACCCCTGGTATTGGTGTTAATGCAAAAGTCACTGCATGGGGTGCAGAAGCTGAATTTACTTTAAACACTATTGGCACTTATCCTAATATTACAGGCATTGAAGCAAACCTCATTTTATCTGGTATTGATTTAGGGTTTTTAACCATTGCAGGTTCTCAAGATTCTGACCTTAATTTATCTCTAATTGCTGATGTTGGTGCTTTAGAATTTGCTTTAATTGCTGATGCTCGTTTAGACATTTTTGGTCATAATGTAGCTAATGTTGACTTAAATATTTCTAACCAGGGAATCATCATTCGAGAGTTTGATTTTGACTTCGGAATTATTGCCCTTGATGTTGATGATTTTATTGTCGATATTAATACAACTAATTTCTTAGAATCTCGTCTCAGTGGTACCGCTAGTTTAACAGCTTTTAATAATACCTTTACCTTAGCACAGGGCGAAATTAATTTTGATCAAAATGGCTTTTTCTTTGATGCTCAATTGAGTTTATTTAATCTCTTTACAGTGGAGAGTGAACTCAATATTGACTTTAATCAAACTACTGCTTTTGGTGCAGCAACGATTACAGGATTAAATGGTTTAGTGACCTTTGCCGATGCCGAACTTTATCTTGATTCTGATGAGTTTTCTTTGAATATTGAACAATTTGGATTTGGTAATTTTTTAGCCATTCAAGATGTTGAACTAGATTTGAATTTTAGTTCACAAAATCCTAGTGCATTGGGTTCAGGTGATTTAGTTTTCTTAGGTCAAAGAATTGCAGGAGGATCATTTGAAATTAGTAATAATGGGATTTTAATTGAAGATGTTTCTCTCAATTTTGGGATTGCAGGTATCTCGATTCCAGAACTATCTTTTAATACCAATACTAATACTTTTACCGCACAAGGCAATGTAAGTTTATTTGGACAACAAATAGCAGGGGCAAGTGTTAGTTATAATGGCAGTGATCAATTAAACATTAATGGTTCTCTTAGTCTTTCTACTACCTTTGGTACTATTGCCGGAATTAATGTTGATTCGACGATTTATTTTGATACTCAAGGCAATTTTGAAGATGTGGGAATTGACTTAGGGTTTACTTTTGCTGGACAAAGTTTTCAAACAGGAGAAATCAGAGGATCGAGTATTCTTGATATTATTTTAGATGTCATTGTTGGCCCCGTTATTGAAGCAGTAGAAGCAGTCATCGATTTTGCTGAAGATTTAGCCGAAGATGTGGTCGCTTTTGTGGATACAGCTATCAATCAAATTTCTGGAGTGGTTAATACAATTTCTAACGAATTTAATAATGTAATTAACGAAATTGCGGATTTCTTTGAAGATTTTGCTAATGCGGTTAACGAATTTTTTACAGGAGATTATTATGGTAATAATAGTGCTGAAACTATTGTAGGGGGTAGCACTTTTTATGGCGACTATAACAACTATATTTTTGCTGAGGGTGGTAATGATCGAGTTGATGCAGGAGTCGGTAATGATTTAGTTCGTGGTGGTTTTGGACATGATTATATCTATGGAAATGCTGGTAATGATAGTTTACACGGCGACCAAGGAAATGATACTTTATATGGAGGTTCAGGCTATGATCTTCTAGAAGGAAACGATGGCAATGATACCTTTTATGATACCTGGGCAACTATTTATGGTCATAGCGGTTTTGATACTTTAATTTCTAATTATTCATCTTTTAATAATGGTTATGGCATCCATTTACACTACCTTAATTATAATGATCTTCGTAGTCGTGGTACAGGAGAAGTTTTAATCCTTTTTAGTGGTATTGAATCTTTTCATATTTCTGGCACAATTTACGATGATATCTTAATCGGTGGTAACAATCAAGATCAATTAAAAGGGAATGCTGGTAATGATCTTTTAGAAGGAAAAGGTGGCAATGACATTTTGTTAGGAGATGCTGGCAATGATACCTTAAAAGGAGGGACTGGAAATGATACTTTAAATGGAGGAGATGGCCATGATAGTTTAGACGGTGGAGATGGTAATGATTTACTGGAAGGAGGCACCGGAAATGATATTTTATTGGCTAGTGGTTATGCCGGAAATGATACCTTAAAAGGCGGTTCAGGTAATGATTCTTTAGACGCAACTGGAGTTTATTCTTTCTATTATTTAGAACTCTATGGTGAAGCAGGAAATGATGTTTTACTGGGTGGATCTTCTTCTGACTTATTAGATGGTGGTGCAGATTATGATTTAATTTATGGCAATGCTGGCAATGATACGATTATTGGGGGTAGCGGTATCGATATCCTCTATGGTGGCACAGGAAACGATTTAATCTTAGGGGGAGACGATTCTGATTATGTTTATGGTGAAAATGGCAATGATACCCTCTATGGTGGTAACGGTAACGATACAATCACCGGAGGATTTGGTAATGATGTCTTAATCGGTGAAGCAGGTAATGATTCCCTACAAGGTGGTGATGGCAATGATACCCTTGAAGGAGCTAGTGGTAACGATAATCTCAATGGGGGTAATCATAATGATCATCTCACAGGGGACAGTGGAAACGATACCCTCGAAGGAGGTAATGGGGATGATTATTTAGCAGGAGGGAGTGACAATGATTATCTAAGTGGAGGAGATGGTAATGACTATCTAGAAGGGGGTAGTGGACAAGATACCCTATTTGGACGTACAGGGGATGATCTTCTCTACGGAGGAAGTGATAATGATGTCTTAAATGGAGATGCTGGCAATGATCAATTATTCGGTGAAACAGGAGATGATTCTTTAAACGGTAATGATGGCAATGATCTCCTTAATGGTAACAATGGAGATGATACACTATTCGGTAGCAGTGGCAATGATACCCTGAGTGGGGATGCTGGTTATGATTATTTAGACGGTGGTGATAATAATGATCAATTATTCGGCATTTCTGGCAATGATACTTTAATCGGTGGTGCAGGAGATGATACCCTACAAGGAGATTCTCCACAGAATACCGGTGATTTAGCGGAATCGGTTTGGGATATTGAAAGTAGTCATATTAGATCCCAAGATTTTACTTTAAATCGTCAAGTTGTGGGGCTAAATGATGTTAATAATGATGGTTTAAATGATTTAGTCTTACAATACGATGTTAATGGAGAACGTCGTTGGCAAGCAAGACTCTCTAATGGGACATCTTTCAATTTAGCAGGAGATTGGACAAGTACCTTAACTCCTAATGTTAACGTTGTCGCTTTGGAAGATGTTAATAACGATAATCAAGCAGATTTAATTCTACAATATGATCATAATAGTCAACGTCATTGGCAATCCAGATTATCCGATGGAACCGCTTTCATTCCTAATAGAAATTGGGCCAGTACCAGCAATTTTAGTACCCAATTTGTCGGCATTAATGATGTTAATAACGATGGCTTAAAAGATTTAATTCTACAATATGATGTTAATGGAGAACGTCGTTGGCAATCCAGATTATCTAATGGGACATCTTTTGATTTAGCAGCAGATTGGACAAGTACCTTAACTCCTAATGTTAACGTTGTTGCTGTGGAAGATGTTAATAACGATAATCAAGCAGATTTAATCTTACAATACGATCATAATGGTCAACGTCATTGGCAATCCAGATTATCCGATGGAACCGCTTTCATTCCTAATGGAAATTGGGCCAGTACCACCAATTTTAGTACCCAGTTTGTCGGCATTAATGATGTTAATAACGATGGCTTAAAAGATTTAATTCTACAATATGATGTTAATGGAGAACGTCGTTGGCAATCCAGATTATCTAATGGGACATCTTTTGATTTAGCAGCAGATTGGACAAGTACCTTAACTCCTAATGTTAACGCTGTTGCTGTGGAAGATGTTAATAATGATAATCAAGCAGATTTAATCTTACAATACGATCACAATGGGAAACGTCGTTGGCAAGCCAGATTATCCGACGGAACCGCTTTTATTTCTAATGGAGATTGGACTTACACATCTAATTTGACAGCAGAATTTTTCGATATCAATGATGTTAATAATGATGGCTTAAAAGATTTAATTCTACAGTATGATCGCAATGGGGAACGTTATCAACAAGTTCGTTTATCTGATGGAAATTCTTTTAATATTTCTCAAGGAAATCTTCAAGAAACAGGGTTCATTGCAGTTGATGATTTACTCGATGGAGGAGACGGAAATGATAATTTAAACGGAGGAATCAGTGATGATGTTTTAATTGGAGGTACTGGAATTGATACCTTAACAGGAGGAGAGGGCGCAGATACGTTTGTGTTAGAATTACGAGATAGTCTTAATGGTAAAACCGATGAATTAACTGATTTTTCTAGTGCTGAAGGCGATCGCTTATTAATTAATATTAATGAATTTGGTGGTGGATTAAGCAAAGGATTCCTTAGTGTAGAACAATTTTATTTAGGAGCAGTCGCAAGCTCAAGCGAGCATCGTTTCGTTTACAATTCTAGTAATGGACACTTATTATTTACGCCTTCGGGTAATGCTGATAATCTTAACTACCATATTGCGACTTTCTCAAATTTAGCCGAACTTTCCGTTAGTGATTTTGCTATTATATAG
- a CDS encoding DUF4278 domain-containing protein produces MQLSYRGCQYSKKAVVSSENNNIIQAKYRGISYIIGQNKSVVKQSSALLKYRGVPYSIGANCSVNKTEFKHRFNSAIA; encoded by the coding sequence ATGCAATTATCTTATCGTGGTTGTCAATATTCAAAAAAAGCGGTCGTTTCCTCTGAAAATAACAATATTATCCAGGCAAAATATCGAGGAATAAGCTACATTATTGGTCAAAATAAATCTGTAGTTAAACAATCCTCAGCTTTACTAAAATATCGAGGTGTTCCTTATTCAATAGGAGCCAATTGTTCTGTTAATAAAACAGAGTTTAAGCATCGATTTAACTCTGCGATCGCTTAA
- a CDS encoding alpha/beta hydrolase family protein, giving the protein MKTLPKLTFSLGLISLTLSSILIDSPVYGQSFSRYSVNSFMTTIESDETDIYYPQSSLEPLPMVVFLTGALVEKEEYTQFAQDLASYGFIVAISNHRQVIPAFNFDGQLPELSQITNTLNYFQQEHENSASPLFGKINLELLGAVGHSHGGGAVLQSTEGQCNFPFCTGTFQLPSELKAVIGYGMNRFNFFTNQFEVTNNQGIPVGFIQGSLDGIATPDEAINTFNLVQSPPKALITIDGANHYSITDSNNPLGANPDPQEATLNQLEANQLIAQWTAIFLLAHLENNSTAYNLIYRDTNTDSRVSIISQSVPEPTTTKGFILITILGLLGLIRVHLKSSVS; this is encoded by the coding sequence ATGAAAACTTTACCTAAACTAACCTTTTCTCTCGGTTTGATTTCCCTGACACTTTCTAGTATTTTAATCGATTCTCCTGTTTATGGTCAGTCTTTTTCTCGCTATTCTGTCAATTCTTTCATGACAACCATTGAATCAGATGAAACAGATATTTATTATCCCCAAAGTTCTTTAGAACCCTTGCCAATGGTAGTCTTTTTAACGGGTGCATTAGTGGAAAAAGAGGAATATACTCAGTTTGCTCAAGACTTAGCTAGTTATGGGTTTATTGTTGCCATTTCTAATCATCGACAAGTGATTCCTGCTTTTAACTTTGATGGACAACTCCCTGAACTTTCTCAAATTACCAATACCTTAAATTATTTTCAACAAGAACATGAAAATTCAGCTTCTCCTTTATTTGGAAAAATTAATCTTGAATTATTAGGTGCAGTGGGACATTCTCATGGTGGTGGTGCAGTTCTTCAGAGTACAGAAGGACAATGTAACTTTCCTTTTTGTACGGGAACTTTTCAACTTCCTAGTGAATTAAAAGCCGTCATTGGTTATGGAATGAATCGATTTAATTTCTTTACCAATCAATTTGAAGTGACTAATAATCAAGGAATTCCTGTTGGCTTTATTCAAGGAAGTCTTGATGGAATTGCAACTCCAGATGAAGCAATTAATACTTTTAATTTAGTGCAATCTCCTCCAAAAGCTTTAATTACCATTGACGGCGCAAATCATTATTCTATTACAGATAGTAATAATCCTTTAGGGGCAAATCCCGATCCTCAAGAAGCGACTTTAAATCAATTGGAAGCCAATCAATTGATTGCTCAATGGACAGCTATTTTCTTATTAGCTCATTTAGAAAATAATTCAACCGCTTATAATCTAATTTATCGAGATACTAACACTGATTCAAGGGTCAGTATTATCTCTCAAAGTGTTCCTGAACCCACCACAACCAAGGGATTTATTTTAATCACTATTTTAGGATTATTAGGTTTGATTCGAGTTCATTTGAAATCTTCAGTGAGCTAA
- a CDS encoding Uma2 family endonuclease, whose protein sequence is MLVDQLVFAWFSRHPDEKFSLLNRCQLEKPKTQAAAPDLMLYLRDDYPTCEAGQRRYINLAEVRVPDLVGEVGDTILATDLDEKKHFYAKLGIQEYWVIDVRGKRVIAFILGENGVYQEIEISQALKGLKLSLINQALERLETETNGMATIWFSQQVVNLLKDDSV, encoded by the coding sequence GTGTTGGTTGACCAGTTAGTCTTTGCGTGGTTTTCACGTCATCCTGACGAAAAATTTAGTTTATTAAATCGTTGTCAACTAGAAAAACCGAAAACGCAAGCGGCCGCGCCTGATTTAATGTTATATTTAAGAGATGATTATCCCACTTGTGAAGCTGGACAAAGACGTTATATCAACTTAGCAGAAGTTAGAGTGCCTGATTTAGTGGGAGAGGTGGGTGACACTATTCTGGCAACGGATTTAGATGAGAAAAAACATTTTTATGCCAAATTAGGTATCCAAGAATATTGGGTGATTGATGTACGAGGAAAACGAGTAATTGCTTTTATTTTAGGGGAGAATGGAGTTTATCAAGAAATTGAGATTTCTCAAGCTTTAAAGGGACTTAAACTATCATTAATAAATCAAGCTTTAGAACGTTTAGAAACTGAAACAAATGGCATGGCCACCATTTGGTTTTCTCAACAAGTTGTCAATCTTTTAAAAGATGATTCAGTTTAG
- a CDS encoding AAA family ATPase, giving the protein MLKTLTIENYRCFENFSINNLSKINLIVGQNNIGKTSLLEFINDLDNYNTLLLSTNDNYLENVEKIWDLIQLTPREDKVIEALQIINPDVEKIGLTISQYTKQIRLKIKGEDNPIPLSSMGEGMKKIFGLIIKAVILENGVLLIDEIERGLHYTAQTNMWRLLTKTAQELNVQIFATTHSWDCISAFIKALDNIEDKSFGKLFRLNNQSGKLRAVEYKSDEISIAVNQAIEVR; this is encoded by the coding sequence ATGCTTAAAACCTTAACCATAGAAAATTATCGTTGCTTTGAAAATTTTTCTATTAATAATTTGTCAAAAATCAATTTAATAGTTGGACAAAATAATATCGGAAAAACAAGTTTATTAGAGTTTATTAATGATCTAGATAATTATAATACTCTTTTGCTCTCAACCAATGATAATTATCTTGAAAATGTTGAGAAAATTTGGGACTTAATTCAACTAACTCCTAGAGAAGATAAAGTCATAGAAGCTTTACAAATTATTAACCCTGATGTTGAAAAAATAGGTTTGACAATTAGTCAATATACTAAACAGATAAGACTCAAAATCAAAGGAGAAGACAACCCAATTCCTTTAAGTAGTATGGGAGAAGGAATGAAGAAAATCTTTGGACTTATTATCAAAGCGGTTATTCTTGAAAATGGAGTATTATTAATTGACGAAATAGAAAGAGGATTACATTACACAGCACAAACTAATATGTGGCGTTTGCTAACAAAGACAGCACAAGAATTAAACGTACAAATCTTTGCAACTACTCATAGTTGGGACTGTATTTCTGCCTTTATTAAAGCCTTAGACAATATAGAAGATAAATCCTTTGGAAAATTATTTAGACTCAATAATCAATCTGGAAAACTTAGGGCTGTTGAATATAAATCTGATGAGATTTCTATTGCTGTTAATCAAGCAATTGAGGTACGGTAA
- a CDS encoding pentapeptide repeat-containing protein, protein MSRQFKWWTAKIKHNKLLIMGVIATPILLSMMWGCNDRLKLDDDHLSHNQEPTPQRGDSSISDLGIIAMGAIGLFILLNLRFTSKVTKKANLNYADLKDHNLSKADLSGADLNYANLSGANLTSANLRYANLRGADLSGADLSETNFTYANLSGASLRYANLSRANLTSANLSGADLNCALLRGANFSDANLSGALLFFLNSRDVHNLEPLQLLAKPSPFLCHVALPPYSQPLDLNPNRDCHLIPQLLSDRYHISLTEAQYILNEARRHQWH, encoded by the coding sequence ATGTCGAGACAATTCAAGTGGTGGACAGCAAAAATCAAGCACAATAAGCTCTTAATAATGGGTGTGATCGCTACTCCAATCTTACTCTCAATGATGTGGGGCTGTAATGATAGGCTCAAGCTAGATGATGATCACCTCTCCCATAACCAAGAACCAACTCCCCAACGAGGTGACTCTTCCATAAGTGATCTTGGCATAATCGCAATGGGAGCTATTGGACTCTTTATATTGCTCAATCTCCGTTTTACTTCAAAGGTTACAAAGAAAGCTAACCTCAACTACGCTGACCTCAAAGATCACAATCTCAGTAAAGCTGACCTTAGTGGTGCTGACCTCAACTATGCTAACCTTAGTGGTGCTAATCTCACATCTGCTAACCTCAGATATGCCAATCTCCGTGGTGCTGATCTTAGTGGGGCTGACCTTAGCGAGACTAACTTCACTTATGCCAACCTCAGTGGTGCTAGTCTGAGATATGCCAATCTTAGTCGTGCTAACCTGACATCTGCCAACCTTAGTGGTGCTGATCTCAACTGTGCTTTACTTAGGGGGGCTAATTTTAGTGATGCCAACCTTAGTGGTGCTTTGTTATTTTTTCTCAATTCACGAGATGTTCACAATCTTGAACCCCTTCAACTACTTGCAAAACCTTCCCCTTTTTTGTGTCATGTTGCTTTGCCTCCTTATTCCCAACCACTTGACTTAAACCCTAATCGTGACTGTCATCTCATTCCCCAACTCTTGAGCGATCGCTATCATATTTCACTCACAGAAGCTCAATACATCCTCAATGAAGCCCGACGACACCAATGGCACTAG
- a CDS encoding GIY-YIG nuclease family protein, with the protein MLFNQIQEPRIIEKFRSIERSILDKKDFIATQSTNQFFEQAIPKAKQEIQEKITDYQLYLLQYRRILSNSLYFLEIKADEEIYHKIGVTTRDLEQRIPEIKRDLAQYFSSVSIKGLGFWPHRGNVEYYFKHRYRKYNHRIGSLSKYFKFDNIKSVLRDLRRMKPKVLCDLEEIRFAVREKEILDNKPLDKVLLSLYIKHGMEKTKSFGFHVGRPKETESHEHFLAKPKNQAIATVLKKGYSIRRTAKQLGVAINTVRKVKAILEP; encoded by the coding sequence ATGCTTTTTAACCAAATTCAAGAACCGAGAATTATCGAAAAATTCAGATCAATCGAACGATCAATTTTAGACAAGAAAGATTTTATAGCAACTCAATCCACAAATCAGTTTTTTGAACAAGCTATACCCAAAGCTAAGCAAGAAATACAAGAAAAAATTACAGATTATCAGCTTTATTTACTTCAATATCGACGAATTTTAAGCAACAGTTTGTATTTTCTAGAGATTAAAGCTGATGAGGAAATCTATCACAAAATTGGTGTCACCACTAGAGACTTAGAACAACGAATACCTGAAATTAAGCGGGATTTGGCACAATACTTCTCCTCTGTATCAATTAAAGGGTTAGGATTTTGGCCGCATAGAGGCAATGTAGAATATTATTTTAAGCATCGCTACAGAAAATATAATCATCGAATTGGCTCTTTGAGTAAATATTTTAAGTTTGATAATATTAAGTCAGTGCTACGGGATCTCAGGCGCATGAAACCCAAGGTTTTGTGCGATCTCGAAGAGATCCGCTTCGCGGTGCGTGAGAAGGAAATACTTGATAACAAACCCCTTGATAAAGTCCTGTTGTCTCTGTACATCAAGCATGGAATGGAAAAAACTAAATCTTTTGGTTTTCACGTTGGTCGTCCCAAAGAAACTGAATCCCATGAGCATTTTCTGGCAAAGCCTAAAAACCAAGCTATTGCTACTGTATTAAAAAAAGGGTACTCTATTCGCCGAACCGCAAAACAACTAGGAGTTGCTATTAACACTGTTCGCAAAGTCAAAGCAATCTTGGAACCGTGA
- a CDS encoding competence protein CoiA family protein encodes MWLEYALNRDREYVSITEVPRGRSDLYCPYCQGELIAKKGKIKAHHFAHAGDTCNYVKNA; translated from the coding sequence ATGTGGTTAGAATATGCTCTAAATCGAGATAGGGAATATGTGTCTATCACTGAAGTCCCAAGAGGGAGAAGTGACTTATATTGTCCTTATTGCCAAGGTGAATTGATCGCCAAAAAGGGCAAAATTAAAGCTCATCACTTTGCACACGCTGGCGATACTTGTAATTATGTCAAGAATGCATAA